One part of the Janthinobacterium sp. 17J80-10 genome encodes these proteins:
- the phnE gene encoding phosphonate ABC transporter, permease protein PhnE, whose amino-acid sequence MSSEPLKLVPPAPPPRDWQTLLLLAAILLLTVASFFTLPLKWRDLFSTSALQTTAEFLHGFAPPELAPAFLRKVAGATFETLAMSALGTLLAAIAGLALALPAAGRFGAWPRAATRMLLNVLRSVPELVWASILLIAAGLGPFAGTVALAAHTAGVLGRLFADAMENLPPQPEETLRINGARPAAAFLYATLPQAMPQIMSYTLYRWENNIRAAAVLGVVGAGGLGQMLKYHLSLFQMQQAASVIVAMLLLVAAVDAASFALRRGMTR is encoded by the coding sequence ATGAGCAGCGAGCCGCTGAAACTGGTGCCGCCGGCGCCGCCCCCGCGCGACTGGCAGACGCTGCTTTTGCTGGCGGCAATTCTCTTGCTGACTGTCGCCAGCTTCTTCACCCTGCCCCTGAAATGGCGCGACCTGTTCAGTACCAGTGCGCTGCAAACCACCGCAGAATTCCTGCACGGCTTCGCCCCGCCGGAATTGGCGCCTGCATTCCTGCGCAAGGTCGCCGGCGCCACCTTCGAAACGCTGGCCATGTCGGCGTTGGGCACCCTGCTGGCGGCGATCGCGGGGCTGGCGCTGGCGCTGCCTGCGGCCGGGCGTTTCGGCGCGTGGCCGCGCGCGGCCACGCGCATGCTGCTCAATGTCTTGCGCTCCGTGCCGGAACTGGTATGGGCGTCGATCCTGCTGATTGCGGCCGGACTGGGACCCTTCGCCGGCACCGTCGCCCTGGCAGCCCATACCGCTGGCGTGTTGGGGCGGCTGTTTGCCGACGCCATGGAAAACCTGCCGCCGCAACCAGAAGAAACCTTGCGCATCAATGGCGCCAGGCCAGCGGCCGCCTTCCTGTACGCCACCCTGCCACAGGCCATGCCGCAGATCATGTCTTACACGCTGTACCGCTGGGAAAACAATATCCGCGCTGCCGCCGTGCTGGGCGTAGTGGGTGCCGGCGGACTCGGCCAGATGCTCAAATACCATCTTTCGCTGTTTCAGATGCAGCAAGCCGCCAGTGTCATCGTTGCCATGCTGCTGCTGGTGGCCGCAGTCGATGCCGCAAGCTTCGCCCTGCGTCGCGGCATGACCCGCTAG
- a CDS encoding ABC transporter permease codes for MSSAATSQYTSAPYADPAWRWRLAIVAIGILLLWPMLVASEFKPWILLDTQSLRATGRFLSDFFPPAHSAEFLAMVATATWETVAMATAGLALAIAGAIPLTFVVNEQLSISRIGGGRMRLPAWLLRQAVRWLLVGLRSVPELVWALLFVRIVGLGPTAGVLAIALTYCGMLGKVYAEILESTDAHATQALLKGGSSRVSALLYGTLPQAASELVSYTVYRWECAVRGSIIMGFVGAGGLGQRMDESTKMLAGGEVSTMLLVFILLVACADGVSKLLRRRLG; via the coding sequence ATGTCTTCCGCAGCAACTTCGCAATACACCTCTGCGCCATACGCCGATCCAGCCTGGCGCTGGCGGCTGGCCATTGTCGCCATCGGCATCCTGCTGCTGTGGCCAATGCTGGTCGCCAGCGAATTCAAGCCCTGGATCCTGCTCGACACGCAAAGCCTCAGGGCGACCGGACGGTTTCTGTCCGATTTCTTCCCGCCGGCGCACTCGGCTGAATTCCTTGCCATGGTCGCCACCGCGACCTGGGAGACGGTCGCCATGGCGACTGCCGGCCTGGCGCTGGCGATCGCCGGCGCCATTCCGCTCACGTTCGTCGTCAATGAACAGCTTTCCATTTCACGCATCGGCGGCGGCCGCATGAGGCTGCCGGCATGGCTGTTGCGGCAAGCCGTGCGCTGGCTGCTGGTCGGACTGCGAAGCGTTCCCGAACTGGTATGGGCGCTGCTGTTCGTGCGCATCGTCGGTCTCGGCCCGACCGCCGGCGTTCTGGCAATCGCCCTGACCTATTGCGGCATGCTCGGCAAGGTGTATGCCGAAATCCTCGAATCCACGGATGCCCATGCCACGCAAGCCCTCCTGAAAGGCGGCAGTTCCCGCGTGTCGGCGCTACTGTACGGCACGCTGCCGCAAGCGGCCTCGGAGCTCGTGTCCTACACTGTTTATCGCTGGGAGTGCGCCGTGCGCGGCTCGATCATCATGGGCTTCGTCGGCGCAGGCGGACTCGGCCAAAGGATGGATGAATCCACGAAAATGCTGGCCGGCGGCGAAGTGTCGACCATGCTGCTGGTATTTATCCTGCTGGTGGCGTGCGCCGATGGCGTCAGCAAGCTGCTGCGGCGGAGGCTGGGATGA
- a CDS encoding carotenoid 1,2-hydratase, protein MKKIIGILAWLALAVSTGAAFAARPVPASVVPGKPFAFPRDHGAHPGFRTEWWYVTGWLQTPQGKPLGFQITFFRSATDHDRANPSRFAPQQLIIAHAALSDPGQDKLLHDQKSAREGFGLAYAKQDDTDVKLDSWRLRRAADGRYHADIAARDFSLTLELSPSQPPMLQGEGGFSRKGPRPEQASYYYSQPQLQVSGSVMRGGQAQSVSGTAWLDHEWSTSVLDENAAGWDWLGANLDDGSALMAFQIRGKDGKKLWAHAALRDAGGRVTQYAPDQVSFNAVRHWRSPRTDARYPVAQTLAAGPLAWEISPLQNDQELDSRQSTGAVYWEGAVTLRRDGKPAGRGYLELTGYVKPLKL, encoded by the coding sequence ATGAAAAAGATCATCGGCATCCTGGCCTGGCTGGCGCTGGCCGTCAGCACCGGCGCGGCATTTGCCGCACGACCTGTGCCGGCCAGCGTCGTGCCGGGCAAACCCTTTGCCTTCCCGCGCGACCACGGCGCCCATCCCGGGTTTCGCACCGAGTGGTGGTACGTCACGGGCTGGCTGCAGACGCCGCAGGGGAAGCCCCTCGGCTTCCAGATCACGTTCTTCCGTTCCGCTACCGACCATGACCGCGCCAACCCCAGCCGCTTCGCGCCGCAGCAACTGATCATTGCCCATGCTGCCCTGTCCGACCCCGGACAGGACAAGCTCCTGCATGACCAGAAGAGCGCCCGCGAAGGCTTTGGCCTGGCTTACGCCAAGCAGGACGACACCGACGTCAAGCTCGACAGCTGGCGGCTGCGCCGCGCCGCCGACGGGCGCTACCATGCCGACATCGCCGCGCGCGACTTTTCCCTCACGCTTGAACTTTCGCCCAGCCAGCCGCCGATGCTTCAAGGCGAAGGCGGCTTTTCGCGCAAGGGGCCGCGCCCGGAACAGGCCAGTTATTATTACAGCCAGCCGCAGTTGCAGGTCAGCGGCAGCGTGATGCGAGGCGGCCAGGCGCAATCCGTCAGCGGCACGGCGTGGCTCGACCATGAGTGGTCCACCAGCGTGCTCGATGAAAATGCCGCCGGATGGGACTGGCTGGGCGCCAACCTCGACGACGGCAGTGCCCTGATGGCTTTCCAGATTCGCGGCAAGGATGGCAAGAAATTGTGGGCGCATGCTGCTCTGCGCGATGCCGGCGGACGCGTCACGCAATACGCGCCCGACCAGGTTAGTTTCAATGCGGTGCGCCACTGGCGTTCGCCGCGCACCGATGCCCGCTACCCGGTGGCGCAAACCCTCGCGGCTGGCCCCCTCGCGTGGGAAATCTCGCCCCTGCAAAATGACCAGGAACTCGATTCGCGCCAGTCCACCGGCGCAGTCTACTGGGAAGGCGCCGTTACCCTGCGCCGCGACGGCAAGCCTGCCGGCCGCGGTTACCTCGAACTGACCGGCTATGTAAAGCCACTGAAATTATGA
- a CDS encoding ABC transporter ATP-binding protein, with protein MLELRHLCKAYTNGRQVLSNLSWQFAPGEYVAIMGESGVGKSTLLNIIAGLDTPDSGEVVVDGVTISALDDDAATRLRGEKFGFIFQAFHILPHLNLLQNIGLPLLLNSLPQERAGQMLAAVGLDGRGTDFPRQLSGGELQRVAIARALVHRPRLLLADEPTGNLDPETAHGVQQLLREEIKASGATAILVTHSPAAAASADRVLVLGRDGLRPA; from the coding sequence ATGCTGGAATTGCGCCATCTCTGCAAGGCCTATACCAACGGGCGCCAGGTATTGTCGAACCTGTCGTGGCAATTTGCACCAGGCGAATATGTCGCCATCATGGGTGAATCGGGCGTTGGCAAATCGACCCTTCTCAACATCATCGCCGGCCTGGATACGCCTGATTCCGGCGAAGTAGTCGTCGACGGCGTGACGATTTCCGCGCTCGATGATGATGCCGCGACGCGCCTGCGTGGCGAAAAGTTCGGTTTCATCTTCCAGGCATTCCATATCCTGCCCCACCTGAACCTGTTGCAAAACATCGGCTTGCCGCTGCTGCTCAACAGCTTGCCGCAGGAGCGCGCGGGACAAATGCTGGCGGCAGTCGGGCTGGATGGACGCGGCACGGATTTTCCGCGACAGCTGTCCGGCGGTGAGTTGCAGCGCGTGGCGATTGCCCGCGCGCTGGTCCACCGCCCCCGCCTGCTGCTGGCCGACGAGCCAACCGGCAATCTCGACCCCGAAACCGCGCATGGCGTCCAGCAATTGCTGCGCGAAGAAATTAAGGCCAGCGGCGCCACCGCCATCCTGGTGACCCATTCGCCAGCAGCAGCGGCCAGCGCGGACCGCGTGCTGGTGCTGGGCCGGGATGGCTTGCGCCCGGCCTGA
- a CDS encoding FtsX-like permease family protein, protein MRPRSRSNSLRRLMGWLLAGEWRAHPLRSAVAIFAIAVGVALGFAIHLINSAALHEFSAAVQTLSGQADLQVRGRQEWFDEALYPALAQHPGVAAASPVLELDAALPGQNRPLKIIGVDVFRAAAVTPELIGTVLAGNRNDTLADDSIFLSPAALQWLQVQPGQPIQVRAGTGTLTLLVAGTLTGARPGQRLAVMDIGALQWRLHRLGQLSRIDLKLQAGADRAAVQRQLQQQWAGQALVSLPQEQQTRTASMSRAYRVNLNVLALVALFTGAFLVFSSQAQAVIRRRSQLALLRVLGLTRRQLLLQLLAEGALLGTAGSQLGLLGGFAAAAAALRYFGADLGGGYFPGVQPSVAFAPGAALLFFLLGTGIAILGSAVPAWEAARAKPAPALKAGSEEGALSRLATPWPALACLVIGILFARLPPLAGLPVFGYLAVALLLVGGIALMPRLAAVAFGWLARRATKLGAGAAATLGLARLANAPGHASIALGGVLSSFSLMVAMGIMVASFRISVDDWLARVLPADLYVQAAGSGDTAGFDLTEQAAIATVPGVARTDFLRMTQLTLDPTRPDVALIARNIDLQDPGKSLALMDDPAPLQAIPRGAVPVWVSEAMVDLYGYRPGSRLQLPLGGRLQEVIVAGIWRDYVRQFGAIQMRAQDYRRLSGDMQAENAGLWLAPGNTPEQTITALQRLPFGPALEFSQPGEIRAASLKIFDRSFAVTYLLEAVAVLIGLFGVATTFSAQTIARAREFGMLRHIGVTRSQVLRILAIEGLLLTSIGIAAGFALGFAISLILVYVVNPQSFHWSMQLHLPWGLLASVALVLLVSATLTAVVAGRHAVSGNAVRAVREDW, encoded by the coding sequence ATGCGCCCCCGTTCCCGCAGCAACTCCCTTCGGCGCCTGATGGGCTGGCTGCTCGCCGGCGAATGGCGCGCCCATCCGCTGCGCAGCGCAGTCGCCATTTTCGCCATCGCCGTCGGCGTGGCGCTCGGCTTTGCCATCCACCTCATCAACAGCGCCGCCCTGCATGAATTTTCCGCCGCAGTGCAAACGCTGTCCGGCCAGGCCGACTTGCAGGTCCGCGGCAGGCAGGAGTGGTTCGACGAAGCGCTCTATCCAGCCCTCGCGCAGCACCCTGGCGTTGCGGCAGCAAGCCCGGTCCTGGAACTCGACGCGGCCCTTCCCGGCCAGAACAGGCCGCTGAAGATCATCGGTGTCGACGTCTTCCGTGCCGCAGCGGTGACGCCAGAACTGATCGGCACCGTCCTCGCAGGCAACCGCAACGACACGCTCGCCGACGACTCCATCTTCCTGTCGCCCGCGGCGCTGCAATGGCTGCAGGTGCAGCCGGGCCAGCCAATCCAGGTGCGTGCCGGCACCGGCACGCTCACCCTGCTCGTGGCTGGCACGCTCACCGGCGCGCGCCCCGGCCAGCGCCTCGCCGTCATGGATATTGGCGCGCTGCAGTGGAGACTGCATCGCCTCGGGCAACTCTCGCGCATCGACCTCAAATTGCAGGCAGGCGCCGACCGTGCCGCCGTGCAGCGGCAATTGCAGCAGCAGTGGGCCGGACAGGCACTCGTCAGCCTGCCGCAGGAACAGCAGACACGCACCGCCAGCATGTCGCGTGCCTATCGCGTCAATCTGAATGTACTGGCACTAGTGGCCTTGTTCACGGGTGCATTCCTGGTGTTTTCCAGCCAGGCACAGGCGGTGATCCGCCGCCGCAGCCAGCTGGCGCTGCTGCGCGTGCTCGGCCTGACACGGCGCCAGTTGCTGCTGCAACTGCTGGCCGAGGGCGCCTTGCTGGGGACGGCAGGTTCCCAGCTGGGCCTGCTCGGCGGCTTTGCCGCTGCAGCTGCGGCCCTGCGCTACTTCGGCGCCGACCTGGGCGGCGGCTACTTTCCCGGCGTGCAACCCAGCGTCGCCTTCGCCCCGGGCGCCGCCCTGCTGTTTTTCCTGCTTGGCACCGGCATTGCGATACTCGGCAGCGCTGTCCCTGCCTGGGAAGCGGCGCGCGCGAAGCCGGCGCCGGCACTGAAGGCCGGCAGCGAGGAAGGCGCCCTGTCGCGCCTGGCAACGCCGTGGCCGGCGCTGGCTTGCCTGGTTATCGGCATTCTCTTTGCCCGCTTGCCGCCACTGGCGGGCTTGCCGGTATTCGGCTATCTTGCAGTGGCGCTCCTGCTGGTCGGCGGCATCGCCCTCATGCCGCGTCTGGCAGCTGTGGCCTTCGGCTGGCTGGCGCGTCGGGCAACGAAGCTCGGCGCGGGCGCAGCGGCCACGCTGGGCCTGGCGCGCCTGGCCAACGCCCCCGGCCACGCATCAATCGCCCTGGGCGGCGTGCTGTCGAGCTTCAGCCTGATGGTGGCGATGGGAATCATGGTGGCAAGTTTTCGGATCTCGGTGGACGACTGGCTGGCGCGGGTATTGCCCGCCGACCTGTACGTGCAGGCCGCCGGCAGCGGTGATACCGCCGGCTTCGACCTGACTGAACAGGCCGCTATCGCCACGGTACCCGGCGTCGCCCGCACCGACTTCCTGCGCATGACGCAACTGACGCTCGACCCGACCCGCCCGGACGTAGCCTTGATCGCGCGCAATATCGACCTGCAGGATCCGGGCAAGTCACTCGCCCTCATGGACGATCCCGCGCCGCTGCAAGCCATTCCCCGGGGTGCCGTTCCCGTGTGGGTGTCGGAAGCGATGGTCGACCTGTACGGCTACCGTCCTGGCAGCCGCCTGCAATTGCCGCTCGGTGGCCGACTACAGGAAGTCATCGTCGCCGGGATCTGGCGCGACTACGTGCGCCAGTTCGGCGCCATCCAGATGCGCGCGCAAGACTACCGGCGCCTGAGCGGCGACATGCAGGCTGAAAATGCCGGCCTGTGGCTTGCCCCCGGCAATACACCCGAGCAAACGATCACGGCATTGCAACGCCTGCCCTTCGGCCCAGCGCTGGAATTTTCCCAACCCGGTGAAATCCGCGCCGCCAGCCTGAAAATCTTCGACCGCAGCTTCGCCGTGACCTATCTCCTGGAAGCCGTCGCCGTACTGATCGGCCTGTTCGGCGTGGCTACCACCTTTTCCGCCCAGACCATCGCGCGCGCGCGCGAATTCGGCATGCTGCGCCACATCGGCGTCACCCGCAGCCAGGTTTTGCGCATCCTCGCCATCGAAGGCTTGCTGTTGACGTCCATCGGCATCGCCGCCGGATTTGCGCTGGGCTTTGCCATCAGCCTCATCCTGGTCTACGTCGTCAATCCGCAATCGTTCCACTGGAGCATGCAGCTGCATCTGCCTTGGGGATTGCTGGCCAGCGTCGCTTTGGTCCTGCTCGTTTCGGCCACGCTGACGGCAGTAGTGGCCGGGCGCCACGCGGTATCGGGCAATGCGGTGCGTGCAGTACGGGAGGACTGGTAA